From a single Arachis hypogaea cultivar Tifrunner chromosome 3, arahy.Tifrunner.gnm2.J5K5, whole genome shotgun sequence genomic region:
- the LOC112734598 gene encoding tetrahydroberberine oxidase, whose amino-acid sequence MKRAGVSSHLIAIIYALLFSFNASAFDDTHKNFLQCLYHNNSTSLSKLVYTKTNSSYSSILQFSLQNLRFSYNNTPKPLVIVTPLQPSQVQATVICSQLHGLQIRIRSGGHDYEGLSYVSQLPFVIIDFINYRKIQVDVENRAAWVQVGATVGELYYSIATKTKTLAVTAGACTTVGVGGQFSGGGYGSLIRKYGLSADNIIDAHIIDVKGRFLDREAMGEDLFWAIRGGGGASFGVILAWKIKLVPVPSTVTLFRAPRTLEQNATKLVHKWQSVASKLDNNLVLGLLLQTVNSSINKGELTVQALFNGLFLGGVDKLLPLVQESFPELGLAKEDCTEMSWIESTLYSSGSYGQQPLEVLLNRSQVNTDSFKAKSDIITDPIPESGLEGLWRLMFEDEAKDLELVIFPFGGRMSEIPESEIPFPHRAGVLYQIQYSLHWQQKGEEVAQRRINWMRKLYSYMEPFVSKSPRKAYINYRDLDIGVNNIHGNTSYEQASIWGHKYFNNNFKRLAYVKTKVDPLNFFRFEQSIPTLV is encoded by the coding sequence ATGAAGCGAGCAGGAGTAAGCTCACATTTGATTGCCataatttatgctcttttattttcatttaatgcTTCTGCATTTGATGATACTCATAAAAACTTCCTTCAATGTCTATACCATAACAACTCCACATCACTATCCAAACTTGTTTACACCAAAACCAATTCATCTTACTCTTCAATACTTCAATTCTCCCTTCAGAATCTCAGATTCTCATACAACAACACTCCCAAACCCCTTGTCATCGTCACACCCCTGCAGCCTTCCCAAGTTCAAGCCACCGTAATCTGTTCCCAACTCCATGGCTTGCAGATTCGAATTCGAAGCGGCGGCCACGACTATGAGGGCCTCTCCTACGTCTCTCAACTTCcatttgttatcattgatttcATAAACTACAGAAAGATCCAAGTGGACGTAGAGAACAGAGCAGCATGGGTTCAAGTTGGTGCAACTGTTGGTGAACTTTACTATAGCATTGCCACCAAGACCAAAACTCTTGCTGTTACAGCAGGTGCATGCACCACCGTAGGAGTTGGAGGACAATTCAGCGGCGGTGGTTATGGATCCTTGATTCGAAAATATGGGCTCTCTGCTGATAACATAATCGATGCTCACATAATTGATGTGAAGGGTAGGTTTCTTGACAGGGAAGCCATGGGTGAAGATCTTTTCTGGGCCATTAGAGGTGGTGGTGGAGCAAGCTTTGGAGTGATCTTAGCATGGAAGATCAAGCTCGTTCCGGTTCCATCAACCGTGACACTGTTCAGAGCTCCTAGAACCTTGGAACAGAATGCAACGAAGCTTGTTCATAAATGGCAGAGTGTGGCAAGTAAACTCGACAATAATCTAGTCCTTGGTTTGTTGTTGCAGACGGTGAATTCAAGCATTAACAAAGGGGAGTTAACTGTGCAAGCTTTGTTTAACGGCTTGTTTCTTGGAGGTGTGGATAAGCTTCTTCCATTGGTGCAAGAGAGCTTCCCTGAATTGGGTTTGGCTAAAGAAGACTGCACTGAGATGAGTTGGATTGAATCTACTCTTTATTCATCGGGATCCTATGGTCAACAACCACTTGAGGTTTTGCTCAACAGAAGTCAAGTCAACACAGATAGTTTCAAAGCAAAATCTGATATTATCACAGATCCTATTCCTGAGAGTGGCTTAGAAGGATTGTGGCGTTTGATGTTTGAAGATGAGGCCAAAGATTTGGAGTTGGTTATATTTCCTTTCGGAGGCAGAATGAGTGAGATTCCAGAATCTGAGATTCCGTTCCCACACAGAGCTGGAGTGTTGTATCAGATTCAGTACTCTCTGCACTGGCAACAAAAAGGAGAGGAGGTTGCACAAAGGCGCATCAATTGGATGAGGAAGCTTTATAGTTATATGGAACCTTTTGTGTCAAAGTCTCCGAGAAAAGCATATATCAACTATAGAGACCTTGACATTGGGGTAAATAACATTCATGGCAACACATCGTATGAGCAAGCTAGCATTTGGGGTCACAAGtatttcaacaataatttcaaAAGGTTGGCATATGTCAAGACTAAGGTTGATCCTCTTAATTTCTTTAGATTCGAACAGAGTATACCTACTCTCGTTTGA